A single Quadrisphaera setariae DNA region contains:
- a CDS encoding amidohydrolase: MSDTTALDDDAPARVLYRGGSVYSPADPFATAVLVEGSAVTWVGSDEAADAQAARARGAGEPLAVVELDGALVTPAFVDAHVHATETGLAMAGLDLTGARSARDVLDAVARAAAEHPGEPVLGHGWDETGWPEGRPPTAAELERAAAGAEVYLSRVDVHSAVVSPALAARAGLTDSADGRVEREAHHAARDAVHRALRQDPARRRALQRRALRAAAAAGIGSVHECSAPHVGSHDDLRDLVGLSCGSSPQDDDGGGGAALPDVLALWGELVPDADAARALVAQLALPAGRLLGFGGDLCVDGALGSRTALLREPYADLPAGAEAPRGHAYLDGAALRDHVLACTRAGLQAGVHAIGDAGLELALEAFTAAADALAAEGAPPLAASRHRIEHAVAVDAAGIATMARLGLVASVQPAFDAAWGGPEGVYAARLGRERALALHPFASLAAAGVPLALGSDSPVTPFAPWEAVRAAAFPHVREHAVSARAAFLASTRGGWRAARRDGEGALVPGGPATLAVWEPSSDLVVQAPDDRFQAWSTDVRSGTPGLPDLTPGTPAPRCLRTLVRGRTAHDAGVLA, encoded by the coding sequence GTGAGCGACACCACCGCCCTCGACGACGACGCGCCCGCGCGCGTCCTCTACCGCGGCGGCAGCGTCTACTCCCCGGCCGACCCCTTCGCCACCGCCGTCCTCGTCGAGGGCTCGGCGGTGACCTGGGTCGGTTCCGACGAGGCCGCTGACGCCCAGGCCGCTCGCGCGCGCGGTGCTGGCGAGCCGCTGGCCGTGGTCGAGCTGGACGGCGCGCTGGTCACCCCGGCCTTCGTGGACGCCCACGTCCACGCCACCGAGACCGGCCTGGCGATGGCCGGCCTCGACCTGACCGGAGCTCGCAGCGCCCGCGACGTCCTCGACGCCGTGGCCCGCGCCGCCGCCGAGCACCCCGGTGAGCCGGTGCTCGGCCACGGCTGGGACGAGACCGGCTGGCCCGAGGGCCGCCCACCCACCGCCGCCGAGCTGGAGCGCGCCGCCGCGGGCGCCGAGGTCTACCTGTCCCGGGTGGACGTGCACTCCGCCGTCGTCTCCCCGGCCCTCGCAGCCCGCGCCGGCCTGACCGACAGCGCCGACGGGAGGGTGGAGCGCGAGGCCCACCACGCCGCCCGCGACGCCGTCCACCGGGCGCTGCGCCAGGACCCGGCCCGGCGCCGCGCCCTGCAGCGGCGGGCACTGCGGGCAGCCGCGGCGGCGGGGATCGGCAGCGTCCACGAGTGCTCCGCGCCGCACGTCGGCTCCCACGACGACCTGCGCGACCTCGTGGGGCTCTCCTGCGGCTCATCACCCCAGGACGACGACGGCGGTGGAGGGGCGGCGCTGCCGGACGTGCTGGCCCTGTGGGGCGAGCTCGTGCCCGACGCCGACGCCGCCCGCGCGCTCGTGGCGCAGCTGGCCCTGCCCGCGGGGAGGCTGCTCGGGTTCGGCGGGGACCTCTGCGTGGACGGAGCCCTCGGCTCGCGCACCGCGCTGCTGCGCGAGCCGTACGCGGACCTGCCCGCCGGCGCCGAGGCGCCTCGCGGGCACGCCTACCTCGACGGCGCCGCCCTGCGCGACCACGTGCTCGCCTGCACCCGCGCCGGCCTCCAGGCGGGCGTCCACGCCATCGGCGACGCCGGCCTCGAGCTGGCCCTGGAGGCCTTCACCGCCGCCGCTGACGCCCTGGCCGCCGAGGGGGCGCCGCCACTGGCGGCCTCGCGCCACCGCATCGAGCACGCGGTCGCCGTGGACGCCGCTGGGATCGCCACCATGGCCCGGTTGGGCCTGGTCGCCAGCGTCCAGCCCGCCTTCGACGCCGCCTGGGGCGGCCCGGAGGGCGTCTACGCCGCCCGCCTGGGCCGCGAGCGGGCCCTGGCGCTGCACCCCTTCGCCTCCCTGGCCGCAGCCGGGGTCCCCCTGGCGCTGGGCTCGGACAGCCCCGTCACCCCCTTCGCCCCCTGGGAGGCGGTGCGCGCGGCGGCGTTCCCGCACGTGCGCGAGCACGCCGTCTCGGCACGGGCGGCGTTCCTGGCCTCCACCCGCGGCGGCTGGCGCGCGGCCCGCCGCGACGGCGAGGGCGCACTGGTGCCCGGCGGTCCGGCGACCCTGGCGGTCTGGGAGCCCTCCTCCGACCTCGTGGTGCAGGCCCCCGACGACAGGTTCCAGGCGTGGAGCACGGACGTGCGCTCCGGCACCCCCGGCCTGCCCGACCTCACCCCCGGCACCCCCGCACCCCGCTGCCTGCGCACCCTGGTGCGCGGGCGCACCGCCCACGACGCGGGGGTCCTCGCATGA
- the lnt gene encoding apolipoprotein N-acyltransferase yields the protein MSTARVTQPARATAPPLRVRWAVPVAIGAGLLLYLAFPGHDLWFGAPLGIGALLVAVTGRRAWRAAGLGLLAGLGFYLPLVSWSGIYLGLIAWIPLSVACALSVAVAAVLMAWTSRLRLPLRAATGAATSPTTSAGHRLPTALVRALTAAGAWTAVEAGFARWPFGGFGWGRVAFSQADAPTLGLAALGGAPLVSFAVALAGALLAQALLHLPASNARRARRARGEGRAATAGTARQPLAVVVPLTSLVAALAVTAAGALVPRPTSAQDGDLSVAAVQGNVPRAGLEFNAQRRAVLDNHVKGTLGLAQRVRDGQAPAPQLVVWPENSSDIDPLRNADANSEIQAAADAVEAPIVLGAVLVGDSPGTVRNTSLVWEPDGTTRDGLNGVGGVVEAYDKRHPVPFAEYIPYKSFFRLFTKKVDLVVSQFVPGDRVGRLDAGGAKLGVMICFEVVEDGLVDDTVDDGADLLVVQTNNATFGYSDENVQQLAMSRLRAVEHGRAVVHVSTVGTSALVMPDGTLVDPTQLYTPAVISGQVPLRTSFTVADRVRQAGVPVEGLLSLLGLVGAAGGLLLGRRDRRAASAPDDDHGRGDGPVPAPVRREPVA from the coding sequence ATGAGCACGGCGCGTGTCACCCAGCCGGCGCGTGCCACCGCGCCCCCGCTGCGGGTGCGGTGGGCCGTGCCGGTGGCCATCGGCGCGGGACTGCTGCTCTACCTCGCCTTCCCCGGCCACGACCTGTGGTTCGGCGCCCCCCTGGGCATCGGGGCGCTGCTGGTCGCGGTCACCGGCCGCCGCGCCTGGCGGGCGGCAGGCCTGGGCCTGCTGGCCGGCCTGGGGTTCTACCTGCCGCTGGTCTCGTGGTCCGGCATCTACCTCGGCCTGATCGCGTGGATCCCGCTGTCCGTGGCCTGCGCCCTGTCGGTGGCGGTGGCGGCCGTGCTCATGGCGTGGACGTCCCGGCTGCGACTCCCGCTGCGCGCTGCGACCGGCGCTGCGACCAGCCCGACGACGAGCGCCGGGCACCGGCTGCCGACGGCGCTGGTGCGCGCGCTGACCGCCGCCGGCGCCTGGACGGCGGTGGAGGCGGGCTTCGCCCGCTGGCCCTTCGGCGGGTTCGGCTGGGGCCGGGTCGCCTTCAGCCAGGCGGACGCTCCCACCCTCGGTCTGGCGGCCCTCGGCGGCGCTCCGCTGGTCTCCTTCGCGGTGGCCCTGGCCGGTGCGCTCCTCGCCCAGGCGCTGCTGCACCTGCCCGCCTCGAATGCTCGGCGGGCTCGGCGTGCTCGAGGCGAGGGGCGTGCTGCGACTGCGGGGACCGCGCGGCAGCCGCTCGCCGTCGTCGTCCCACTGACCTCCCTGGTGGCGGCGCTGGCCGTGACGGCAGCCGGGGCCCTGGTGCCCCGGCCCACGTCCGCCCAGGACGGTGACCTGTCGGTGGCGGCGGTGCAGGGGAACGTGCCCCGCGCCGGGCTGGAGTTCAACGCCCAGCGCCGCGCCGTGCTGGACAACCACGTCAAGGGCACCCTGGGGCTGGCCCAGCGGGTCCGCGACGGGCAGGCACCGGCTCCGCAGCTGGTGGTGTGGCCGGAGAACTCCTCCGACATCGACCCGCTGCGCAACGCCGACGCCAACTCCGAGATCCAGGCCGCCGCTGACGCCGTCGAGGCGCCCATCGTGCTGGGGGCGGTGCTGGTGGGGGACTCGCCCGGCACGGTGCGCAACACCTCCCTGGTCTGGGAGCCGGACGGCACGACCCGTGACGGGCTGAACGGCGTCGGGGGCGTGGTCGAGGCCTACGACAAGCGCCACCCGGTGCCGTTCGCGGAGTACATCCCCTACAAGTCCTTCTTCCGGCTCTTCACGAAGAAGGTCGACCTCGTGGTGAGCCAGTTCGTCCCCGGGGACCGGGTGGGGCGCCTGGACGCCGGGGGCGCGAAGCTGGGCGTGATGATCTGCTTCGAGGTGGTCGAGGACGGCCTGGTCGACGACACCGTCGACGATGGCGCCGACCTGCTGGTGGTCCAGACCAACAACGCCACGTTCGGGTACTCCGACGAGAACGTGCAGCAGCTGGCGATGTCGCGGCTGCGGGCGGTCGAGCACGGGCGCGCCGTCGTCCACGTCTCCACCGTGGGCACCAGCGCGCTGGTGATGCCCGACGGCACCCTCGTGGACCCGACCCAGCTCTACACCCCAGCCGTCATCTCGGGGCAGGTCCCGCTGCGCACGTCCTTCACGGTGGCCGACCGGGTGCGTCAGGCCGGCGTCCCCGTGGAGGGGCTGCTGTCCCTGCTCGGACTGGTCGGGGCGGCCGGCGGGCTGCTGCTCGGTCGCCGCGACCGCCGAGCTGCCTCTGCTCCGGACGACGACCACGGCCGGGGTGACGGGCCCGTCCCGGCGCCCGTCCGCCGCGAACCCGTCGCGTGA
- a CDS encoding polyprenol monophosphomannose synthase, translating into MAAPERVLVITPTYDELESLPVTLARLRAAVPWADVLVVDDGSPDGTGDLADRIAATDPAVHVLHRPRKSGLGGAYTAGFTWGLQRGYQVLVEMDADGSHAPEQLVSLLAAVGVRRAVGGEGPSGGPSGGSREGEESLGGADLALGSRWVPGGRVVDWPLTRQLLSRGGNTWARWAMGVPLRDATGGYRAYRARALHAVDLPSVRSEGYCYQLDLAARVVRAGLPVVEVPITFTERAAGASKMSRAIVVEALWRTTAWGARRRADQLLALAGRARTRRRAGLPR; encoded by the coding sequence GTGGCAGCTCCCGAGCGGGTGCTGGTCATCACCCCGACCTACGACGAGCTGGAGTCGCTGCCGGTGACGCTGGCGCGCCTGCGCGCGGCGGTGCCCTGGGCCGACGTCCTCGTCGTCGACGACGGCAGCCCCGACGGGACCGGCGACCTCGCCGACCGCATCGCGGCCACCGACCCGGCCGTGCACGTGCTCCACCGCCCCCGCAAGAGCGGACTGGGCGGGGCCTACACGGCGGGGTTCACCTGGGGGCTGCAGCGCGGGTACCAGGTGCTCGTGGAGATGGACGCCGACGGCTCCCACGCCCCCGAGCAGCTGGTGTCGCTGCTGGCGGCCGTCGGGGTGCGCCGAGCCGTCGGCGGTGAGGGGCCCAGCGGCGGTCCCAGCGGCGGCTCACGCGAGGGCGAGGAGTCGCTGGGGGGTGCCGACCTCGCGCTCGGGTCCCGGTGGGTGCCCGGCGGGCGGGTGGTCGACTGGCCGCTGACCCGCCAGCTGCTGTCCCGCGGGGGCAACACGTGGGCCCGCTGGGCGATGGGCGTGCCGCTGCGCGACGCCACCGGCGGCTACCGCGCCTACCGCGCCCGAGCGCTGCACGCCGTCGACCTGCCCTCGGTGCGCTCGGAGGGGTACTGCTACCAGCTGGACCTCGCCGCCCGTGTGGTCCGCGCGGGCCTGCCGGTGGTCGAGGTGCCCATCACCTTCACCGAGCGCGCGGCGGGGGCCAGCAAGATGAGCCGCGCCATCGTGGTGGAGGCGCTGTGGCGCACCACCGCGTGGGGAGCGCGCCGCCGCGCCGACCAGCTCCTCGCCCTGGCCGGACGCGCCCGGACACGGCGACGGGCCGGCCTCCCCCGGTAG
- a CDS encoding RNA polymerase-binding protein RbpA, whose amino-acid sequence MSDRSLRGTRLGGSSMESEEGVELAPRQLAVYECPQGHVTQLPFAAEADVPAVWECRCNAEALLRNGEAPEVKPVKPARTHWDMLLERRSVADLEVLLEERLTKLRNGTLHQRRSA is encoded by the coding sequence ATGAGTGACAGGAGCCTGCGCGGGACGCGACTGGGCGGTTCGAGCATGGAGAGCGAGGAGGGCGTCGAGCTGGCGCCGCGCCAGCTCGCCGTGTACGAGTGCCCCCAGGGTCACGTGACGCAGCTGCCGTTCGCGGCCGAGGCCGACGTGCCGGCCGTGTGGGAGTGCCGCTGCAACGCCGAGGCGCTGCTGCGCAACGGCGAGGCGCCGGAGGTCAAGCCGGTCAAGCCCGCTCGCACCCACTGGGACATGCTGCTGGAGCGCCGCTCCGTGGCCGACCTGGAGGTGCTGCTGGAGGAGCGGCTGACCAAGCTCCGCAACGGCACCCTGCACCAGCGGCGCAGCGCCTGA
- the mmuM gene encoding homocysteine S-methyltransferase, with translation MVTSEVRRTPPAGLPAGLPAAPSPAPSPGPLAEALALGPLLLDGGLSTELEARGHDVTSALWSARLLLDDPAAVVEAHAAFARAGAAVLTTASYQATLPGLLAAGLDRAAAERAITSSVHLARQGLALAGAAGWVAGSVGPYGAHLADGSEYTGAYLDAGASGSGRVDERALRAHHRPHLHLLAEAGADVIACETLPGAAEVDALLAELDALAVPAWVSLSARLDEAGAVRTRRGEPIGPVLAAAAQVGCVLGVGVNCVDPAAVLPALQQAGEVVPAPEVGGAGGAVLVAYPNSGEAWDAAARTWAVPEATGGPGDHAAGQNGPADRAVAGARDAAVAGVASWVSAGARLLGGCCRVRPHHTAAAAAVLAAER, from the coding sequence GTGGTCACATCTGAGGTTCGACGCACGCCCCCCGCAGGACTGCCCGCAGGACTGCCCGCCGCCCCGTCCCCTGCCCCGTCCCCAGGGCCCCTCGCCGAGGCCCTCGCGCTCGGCCCCCTCCTGCTCGACGGCGGCCTGTCCACCGAGCTGGAGGCCCGCGGCCACGACGTCACCAGCGCGCTGTGGTCGGCCCGGCTGCTCCTGGACGACCCCGCCGCCGTCGTCGAGGCCCACGCGGCCTTCGCCCGCGCCGGCGCCGCCGTCCTCACCACCGCCAGCTACCAGGCCACCCTGCCCGGCCTGCTCGCCGCAGGCCTGGACCGCGCCGCCGCCGAGCGCGCCATCACCTCCTCGGTGCACCTGGCCCGCCAGGGGCTCGCGCTCGCGGGCGCCGCCGGGTGGGTGGCCGGGTCGGTCGGTCCCTACGGCGCCCACCTCGCCGACGGGTCGGAGTACACCGGCGCCTACCTCGACGCGGGCGCCTCAGGTAGCGGCCGGGTGGACGAGCGCGCGCTGCGCGCCCACCACCGCCCCCACCTGCACCTGCTCGCCGAGGCCGGCGCCGACGTCATCGCCTGCGAGACCCTGCCCGGAGCCGCCGAGGTCGACGCCCTCCTGGCCGAGCTGGACGCTCTCGCGGTGCCGGCGTGGGTCTCCCTCAGCGCCCGGCTGGACGAGGCCGGAGCGGTCCGCACCCGCCGCGGCGAGCCGATCGGCCCGGTGCTCGCTGCGGCCGCCCAGGTGGGGTGCGTGCTGGGCGTCGGGGTGAACTGCGTGGACCCCGCCGCGGTGCTGCCGGCCCTGCAGCAGGCCGGTGAGGTGGTGCCCGCTCCTGAGGTGGGTGGCGCGGGCGGGGCGGTGCTGGTCGCGTACCCCAACAGCGGGGAGGCGTGGGACGCCGCCGCCCGCACGTGGGCCGTCCCCGAGGCCACCGGCGGGCCCGGCGATCACGCCGCCGGCCAGAACGGTCCTGCCGACCGGGCCGTCGCTGGCGCCCGGGACGCCGCCGTCGCCGGGGTGGCGTCCTGGGTGTCCGCCGGTGCCCGCCTGCTCGGAGGGTGCTGCCGGGTGCGCCCGCACCACACCGCCGCGGCGGCCGCCGTCCTGGCCGCCGAGCGCTGA
- a CDS encoding MFS transporter — MSAQVTAGLTPAQLGRARRAWYVYDWANSAYVTTTSTVLFSPYLTAVAEAAACPGGVGEVVRDGATTCPVPLSVLGIPVAAGSLALYVVTFATLLSAVVLPAVGAVADRSRSPRRLMTGFAWVGAAAAAAMVFVVGDRWVLGAALQLVASLCLGASLVVYDSLLVRLAGPDERDRVSSRGWALGYAGGAVLLAANLVLLAQADSLGLDEGSAVRVSLLSAGLWWGAFTLVPHLGLRRLDGEPAVVALEGPDGAAPASTARVVAGSLGQLVRTLKGAPAFPQTLLFLIAYLFFNDGVQTVIAAASIYGQQQLGFASSQLVVAILLVQVVALLGALAAGWIAQRTSARATILGSLVVWMAVVVAGMVIPAGEFGLFLALAAAIGLVLGGTQALSRSVFSQLVPVGREAEWFGLYQSAERGTSWLGTLVFGLVFQLTGSYRPAIASLVVFFVVGGILLLRVDVARGRAQAQAGTGAGHSAGIQDADGGAAPRGRGR, encoded by the coding sequence GTGAGCGCCCAGGTGACCGCAGGCCTGACGCCGGCCCAGCTCGGACGCGCCCGGCGCGCCTGGTACGTCTACGACTGGGCCAACTCGGCCTACGTGACCACCACGTCCACGGTGCTGTTCTCGCCCTACCTCACGGCGGTCGCCGAGGCGGCGGCCTGCCCGGGCGGGGTCGGAGAGGTGGTGCGCGACGGCGCGACCACGTGCCCGGTGCCGCTGAGCGTGCTGGGGATCCCCGTGGCAGCCGGCTCGCTGGCGCTGTACGTGGTGACCTTCGCGACGCTGCTGTCGGCGGTCGTCCTGCCGGCGGTGGGGGCGGTGGCCGACAGGTCCCGCTCCCCGCGTCGGCTCATGACCGGCTTCGCGTGGGTGGGGGCGGCCGCGGCGGCGGCGATGGTCTTCGTGGTCGGGGACCGCTGGGTGCTGGGTGCGGCGCTGCAGCTGGTGGCGAGCCTGTGCCTGGGCGCGTCCTTGGTGGTCTACGACTCCCTGCTGGTCCGCCTGGCCGGGCCCGACGAGCGCGACCGGGTCTCCTCGCGCGGGTGGGCGCTGGGGTACGCCGGTGGGGCGGTCCTGCTGGCGGCCAACCTCGTGCTGCTGGCGCAGGCGGACTCCCTGGGGCTGGACGAGGGCTCGGCGGTGCGGGTCTCGCTGCTGAGCGCCGGTCTGTGGTGGGGCGCGTTCACGCTGGTGCCGCACCTGGGGCTGCGCCGGCTGGACGGGGAGCCCGCCGTCGTCGCTCTGGAGGGTCCGGACGGGGCCGCGCCGGCGAGCACGGCCCGCGTCGTCGCCGGGTCCCTGGGGCAGCTCGTGCGCACCCTCAAGGGGGCGCCGGCGTTCCCGCAGACCCTCCTGTTCCTCATCGCCTACCTGTTCTTCAACGACGGGGTGCAGACGGTGATCGCGGCGGCGAGCATCTACGGCCAGCAGCAGCTGGGCTTCGCCTCCTCCCAGCTGGTGGTGGCGATCCTGCTGGTGCAGGTGGTGGCGCTGCTGGGTGCGCTGGCCGCCGGGTGGATCGCGCAGCGGACCTCCGCCAGGGCCACGATCCTGGGCAGCCTGGTGGTCTGGATGGCCGTGGTGGTGGCCGGCATGGTCATCCCCGCTGGCGAGTTCGGGCTGTTCCTGGCCCTGGCCGCGGCGATCGGGCTGGTGCTGGGCGGCACGCAGGCGCTGTCGCGGTCGGTGTTCAGCCAGCTGGTGCCGGTGGGCCGGGAGGCGGAGTGGTTCGGCCTGTACCAGTCCGCCGAGCGCGGCACGAGCTGGCTGGGAACCCTCGTCTTCGGACTGGTGTTCCAGCTGACGGGGTCCTACCGGCCCGCGATCGCCTCGCTGGTGGTGTTCTTCGTGGTCGGGGGGATCCTGCTGCTGCGGGTGGACGTCGCGCGTGGTCGCGCCCAGGCCCAGGCCGGTACCGGCGCTGGTCACAGCGCAGGGATCCAGGACGCTGACGGCGGAGCGGCACCCCGGGGGCGGGGACGCTGA
- a CDS encoding glycerophosphodiester phosphodiesterase family protein translates to MTGPTTSPPARPAPLPPLDAGGDAGGPGARQPFLGLRGPLGLAHRGGSEHPENSLAAFDAAVAMGFRVLETDVHATSDGVLVALHDPTLDRTTDGSGPVSERTWEQVSELRLRDASGAVTDHAPVRLVDLLGSWAHTRPGVRLNVDVKEPAAIAALVDLLADRPLDARRVCVASFSDGRRRAVVAGLADRGVRVTSSAGTAGVVRFLAGARLGLRGRALRALVGADALQVPPSRALPASLGGGRVHLVTPSLVDAAHSAGLVVHVWTVDDPDEMRHLFDIGVDGVVTDDAAAAREVLRERGAWPPRESTLHGEDDDRHDAHGEDDDEGVRP, encoded by the coding sequence GTGACCGGCCCGACGACGAGCCCACCCGCGCGACCCGCGCCCCTGCCACCGCTGGACGCAGGTGGAGACGCGGGTGGGCCCGGGGCGCGGCAGCCGTTCCTGGGGCTGCGCGGACCGCTGGGCCTGGCGCACCGGGGCGGCAGCGAGCACCCGGAGAACTCCCTGGCCGCCTTCGACGCGGCGGTGGCGATGGGCTTCCGCGTGCTCGAGACCGACGTGCACGCCACGTCCGACGGGGTGCTGGTGGCGCTGCACGACCCGACGCTGGACCGCACGACCGACGGCAGCGGGCCGGTGTCCGAGCGCACGTGGGAACAGGTGTCCGAACTGAGGCTGCGGGACGCCTCGGGCGCGGTGACGGACCACGCTCCCGTGCGCCTGGTGGACCTGCTGGGCTCCTGGGCGCACACCCGGCCCGGGGTGCGGCTGAACGTCGACGTCAAGGAGCCGGCCGCCATCGCTGCGCTGGTCGACCTGCTCGCCGACCGGCCGCTCGACGCGCGCCGGGTGTGCGTGGCCTCCTTCTCCGACGGGCGGCGCCGCGCGGTCGTGGCGGGGCTCGCCGACCGGGGGGTGCGGGTGACCAGCTCGGCCGGGACGGCGGGGGTGGTCCGCTTCCTCGCCGGGGCGCGGCTGGGGCTGCGGGGGCGGGCGCTGCGGGCGCTGGTGGGCGCGGACGCGCTGCAGGTGCCGCCGAGCCGCGCCCTGCCGGCGTCCCTGGGCGGCGGGCGGGTGCACCTGGTGACGCCGTCGCTGGTGGACGCGGCGCACTCGGCGGGGCTGGTGGTCCACGTGTGGACCGTCGACGACCCCGATGAGATGAGACACCTGTTCGACATCGGGGTGGACGGGGTCGTCACCGACGACGCCGCCGCGGCCCGAGAGGTGCTCCGCGAGCGCGGCGCCTGGCCGCCGCGGGAGAGCACCCTGCACGGCGAGGACGACGACCGGCACGACGCCCACGGCGAGGACGACGACGAGGGGGTGCGCCCGTGA
- the speB gene encoding agmatinase, with protein MGPVDSSRVPRFAGPATFARLPRADEVGRADVAVIGVPFDSGVSYRPGARFGPAAVRDASRLLRPHHPSLDLDPFAAVQVVDAGDVVANPFSIEQAIEQVEAGADELSGAGARLVTIGGDHTIALPLLRSVARRHGPVALVHFDAHLDTWDTYFGAPYTHGTPFRRAVEEGLLEPGALTHVGTRGPLYGRSDLADDARLGFGLVTSADVMRRGVDEVVDGLRSRIGDRPLYLSIDIDVLDPAHAPGTGTPEAGGMTSRELLEVLRGLAGLQLVGADVVEVAPAYDHAQMTAVAASHVAYDLVSLMALSPQHGQHGQHGQPAGLAATARAGSEAGAEAEGSQR; from the coding sequence GTGGGCCCCGTCGACTCCTCCCGCGTCCCGCGCTTCGCCGGACCGGCCACCTTCGCCCGCCTCCCGCGCGCCGACGAGGTGGGCCGCGCCGACGTCGCCGTCATCGGCGTCCCCTTCGACTCCGGGGTGTCCTACCGCCCCGGCGCCCGCTTCGGCCCGGCCGCCGTGCGCGATGCCTCCCGCCTGCTGCGGCCCCACCACCCCAGCCTCGACCTCGACCCGTTCGCCGCGGTGCAGGTGGTCGACGCCGGCGACGTCGTCGCCAACCCCTTCTCCATCGAACAGGCGATCGAGCAGGTGGAGGCTGGCGCGGACGAGCTCTCCGGCGCCGGGGCCCGCCTGGTCACCATCGGCGGCGACCACACCATCGCCCTGCCCCTGCTGCGCTCCGTCGCCCGCCGCCACGGCCCGGTCGCCCTGGTCCACTTCGACGCCCACCTGGACACCTGGGACACCTACTTCGGCGCCCCCTACACCCACGGCACCCCCTTCCGCCGCGCCGTGGAGGAGGGCCTGCTCGAACCCGGCGCCCTCACCCACGTCGGCACCCGCGGGCCCCTGTACGGCCGCTCCGACCTGGCCGACGACGCCCGCCTCGGCTTCGGCCTGGTCACCAGCGCCGACGTCATGCGCCGCGGCGTCGACGAGGTCGTGGACGGACTGCGCTCGCGGATCGGTGACCGCCCGCTCTACCTCAGCATCGACATCGACGTCCTCGACCCCGCGCACGCCCCCGGCACCGGCACCCCCGAGGCCGGTGGCATGACCAGCCGCGAGCTGCTCGAGGTGCTCCGCGGCCTGGCCGGGCTGCAGCTGGTCGGGGCCGACGTCGTGGAGGTCGCCCCCGCCTACGACCACGCCCAGATGACGGCGGTCGCCGCCAGCCACGTCGCCTACGACCTCGTCTCCCTCATGGCGCTGTCCCCCCAGCACGGGCAGCACGGACAGCACGGACAGCCCGCTGGCCTCGCAGCCACCGCACGGGCCGGGTCCGAGGCCGGGGCCGAGGCCGAGGGGAGCCAGCGGTGA